Proteins co-encoded in one Arachis hypogaea cultivar Tifrunner chromosome 11, arahy.Tifrunner.gnm2.J5K5, whole genome shotgun sequence genomic window:
- the LOC112720105 gene encoding peptidyl-prolyl cis-trans isomerase FKBP16-1, chloroplastic yields the protein MALLTFLMLSPPRCMENANLKCAVPKGLENNSLRAITERRFSRRLVLHFLGINHVIYKASLAFAAPIMPEMKEPEVIRTLKLPSGVIIQDIVEGGGPEAHDGDLVEFNYVCRRSNGYFVYSTVDQFSGESKPVTLPLDENQMIVGLKEVLIGMRSNGKRRALIPPSMGYVNENLKPIPEEFGPRRSLFSHAQEPLVFEVQLLKILSPPSSTSAYSTK from the exons ATGGCACTTTTAACATTTCTCATGCTTTCACCTCCAAG gtGCATGGAGAATGCAAATCTCAAATGCGCTGTACCTAAAGGCTTAGAAAATAATAGTCTCAGAGCAATAACAGAGAGAAGATTTTCCAGAAGGCTAGTTCTGCATTTTCTGGGTATTAACCATGTGATTTATAAAGCTTCTCTTGCTTTTGCTGCGCCAATTATGCCAGAAATGAAGGAACCTGAAGTTATAAG GACTTTGAAGCTGCCTAGTGGAGTCATAATTCAAG ATATAGTTGAAGGAGGAGGACCAGAGGCACATGATGGAGACTTGGTTGAATTCAATTATGTATGCAGGCGTTCAAATGGCTACTTCGTCTACAG TACGGTGGACCAATTTAGTGGAGAAAGTAAACCTGTCACACTTCCTTTGGATGAGAACCAG ATGATTGTGGGTTTAAAGGAGGTTCTTATTGGCATGAGATCTAATG GGAAGAGAAGGGCACTAATACCACCTTCCATGGGATATGTGAATGAGAACTTGAAACCAATACCAGAAGAG TTTGGCCCTCGACGCAGCCTTTTCTCTCATGCACAAGAGCCCTTGGTATTTGAAGTTCAGCTCTTGAAAATTTTGAGTCCACCATCATCAACATCTGCATATTCAACTAAATga
- the LOC112720104 gene encoding protein transport protein sft2, whose translation MQGWFSGQSSSSGDDQMQTSSSLLADWNSYAASQESSTLMPFDIESAVRSANDTVSGTFSVVSKGVRDLPGNFQSATSNVPSGKSLVYFGLFLASGIFFIFIAFTLFLPVMVVMPQKFAICFTLGCGFIIGSFFALKGPKNQLAHMLSKERLPFTLAFIGSMIGTIYVSMVRHSYVLSVMFSVIQVLSLGYYAISYFPGGSAGMRFLTSAFTSSIMRCFGR comes from the exons atgcaggGTTGGTTTTCGGGACAAAGCAGTAGCAGCGGCGACGATCAGATGCAAACGTCGTCGTCTTTGTTGGCCGATTGGAACTCATACGCCGCCTCTCAGGAATCCTCCACTTTGATGCCCTTTGATATTGAATCCGCCGTTAGGTCCGCCAACGACACCGTTTCAGGAACCTTTAGCGT GGTTTCTAAAGGCGTGAGAGATTTACCAGGAAACTTCCAGTCTGCCACTAGTAATGTTCCTTCCGGCAAATCGCTCGTGTACTTTGGTTTGTTTCTGGCAAGTGGGATATTCTTCATTTTCATAGCATTTACATTGTTCCTGCCCGTAATGGTGGTTATGCCCCAGAAGTTTGCTATTTGCTTTACACTTGGATGTGGATTTATTATTGGATCATTCTTTGCTCTCAAGGGTCCAAAGAATCAGCTTGCTCACATGCTGTCGAAGGAG AGGCTTCCTTTCACATTGGCTTTTATAGGCAGTATGATTGGTACCATATATGTATCAATGGTGCGCCATAGCTATGTTCTTTCTGTGATGTTCTCCGTTATACAG GTTCTGTCACTTGGATACTATGCTATATCATATTTTCCTGGTGGATCTGCTGGAATGAGATTTCTGACTTCTGCTTTTACCTCTTCAATAATGAGATGTTTTGGGAGGTGA